TCTTGATTATAACAAAATTGATGGTTCTAAACTTCAAATTGGCGGAACTCTCAGGCTTGGTGAGTATAAGGTTGTTTTTGCACAAAATTCTAAAATTGCCCAGATTTATGGAACTTCTTTTGCATACGAAAGACACCGTCATCGATTTGAAGTGGTTCAAAAATATGTTGACCAACTTGAGAATTCTGACTTTAGTTTTACTGGTCGAGATTCAGTTTCTAATTTAATTGAAGTTTGTGAATCTAAATCTCATATTTTTTATATTGGTGTCCAATATCATCCTGAATTTGTAACAAGACCTCTAGAATCTCACCCACTTTTTAATAGCTTCTTCGAAACTATTATTAAAAACAAGTGCTAAATTATTATTTTTTTAATAATTTAAAAACTGGGGCAACATAATAAATGCCAGAAATTACTGATATAATTGCTGCAAAAATAGTTGTCAAATTAAATAAATAATAGTGTTTTTCAAAAATTTCAGCACTAATTGAATATCCAAGGAAAATAATAACAATTGCTAAAATTTGTAAAACTGTCTTTAGTTTTCCTAAAAAATTAGCAGCTACATTAATATTTTTTTTTGCAAGAAAAATACGAAAGCCATCGACAATAATATCACGCAAAACAAAAACCAAAACAAGAAATCACGGAGTTAATTCTAAATAAGAAAAGAGAAAAAAGGTCGTTGTTGTCAGTATTTTATCAGTTATTGGGTCAAATATTTTTCCTAATTCTGATTCAAGACTG
Above is a window of Mesomycoplasma ovipneumoniae DNA encoding:
- the pgsA gene encoding CDP-diacylglycerol--glycerol-3-phosphate 3-phosphatidyltransferase, which produces MKKKIDILFYFINFLTFFRLLGGLIIFILLYLFSKYNYFSLFYIAFFFFVVSSFTDFLDGYLARKFSLESELGKIFDPITDKILTTTTFFLFSYLELTPWFLVLVFVLRDIIVDGFRIFLAKKNINVAANFLGKLKTVLQILAIVIIFLGYSISAEIFEKHYYLFNLTTIFAAIISVISGIYYVAPVFKLLKK